agaatcagcactttggaaacagggctgaaacagaggggattatgggtaatgctgcaattatctggttggtgtttcagccaatcagagacaggctctggatatatctgagacctgtgatacattgatgagaaacagtatgataggagacctttgatGTTAGAAAGCAATATAACAAGATAACGCTCAaccctaacggtacgtccacacagcagctttagaggaatcttccaccgcttctctgcccattgactttgaatgcggatgacgtcactttgcctcgcttttcgccgaactgcattgtgggggagcgaagcgaagatttccaggatctccaggattcaaaagttgagcaatgttcaacttttgaagctgagctggaagcgtcagccaatcaaacacgtttatgcaaatctgacagtagaagcgctagccaatcaaaccgcgtgtaagcagggagagccagaccgcagctcatttcctcatattccaaacgagaaattacggtagcaaatcacccggttctttacgacaagaactattaacgggatccaaaccggaggaaccggcatggagggaggtggcagagacagtgggggaaactggtaggttttcgcctgtttggggagtttatatataaatatattgctcgcataaaatccccggggttttttgctttgcatgtcgggggcgggacattcatgtgattggttgttggtcgcgttgctcgcaaaaaatccccaagctgtcagacacgcccagcgccaagattttcaagattttttcaaagctgctgtgtggacataCCGTCACTTATAGTTATACTAtcttaattatttgttaacgcCACACGCACTTGTTGCTGTTTCTGGTAATTGTCACATGGGTGTGGTTATTGGTATTTAGGGCTTCTGGTGTGTTTAGAAACAGGTTTATCACCAGGTAGGTTGATACCtatgaggaatttgacttgggtgcatacatacaagtaaaacaaaaatgaaagaatATGGATAGAGAACTATTTTAAGAACACTAtaattaaaacaaatgtaaaataataaaaaatacagtagaaaaataaattaaataaaaaagtatTCACATTGAAATAGACTGGAAtaaaatgttatatatataatatgtggAAGTTTAGTAGCATATCTTGTTGACCGTATGATTCTGTTTGTTTATTCTTTTGCGTTACAATATTAAATATCTTTAAAACGTTGAGTTCAGTACAGACTTTATTATTTATGCGCGTCACATCAATGAGCGAAGTTTAGCCTCAGAGCGGCCGTATTCGATGGGAATATAGCCGCCACACTAACGCGCTTTAACATAAAGAGATGAACGTAGCACTGGTAATGCTCCTGATACAAACCTAACCCTAAGCTGTGTGTCTGCAGAACATCAGAACCAGAACTCTTCAGGGCGTTGGATTGGGGTTGTCTTTCGGCAAAGTGCCCGGCGCCCTCTGTAATAAATACATGCTCATCGACGGGGACAAAGTGGCGTTTGGCTCCTACAGGTGAGGACTGACTTCAACACTTATGCAGCTCTTGTGTAAAGTGTCCCAGAGTGTTTTTAATATGAAGGCGGCCATGAAGAGAAACAGAACCACCAACAGGAGGCAATTGAGCCGGACGAGAAACTGACACATCATACCCATCCTCCTTAGCAAAGGGTCTGTTCTccttaaaggccctgtcacactgtcccgaaattgacacccgatggacacacgataaaggaaatgttcaaattcggctgtgatcgtagcaacatcgggccgttcgtgagggcatccaagccatcgtatgaccgccggtggagtttctcaggctccggcagcaacttcgtgagcggcaacttcgtaaggcactcgtgagggcatcttgtcaggtcgtgtcatcttcgtgttatcttcggtgcattcgccctcactctgatcggggcgaatgcccgatggcaccgatgataacacgatgccctcacgatggccttacgaagggcaaaattgacacacgaattcaacacgaaaatgaaccttcgcaaggtccttcggcaatttgttggcatgccaaagattttgccaccgctcacaaagttgctgccggagcctgagaaactccaccggcggtcacacgatggcttaagatgccctcacgaacggcccgatgttgctacgatcacagccgaatttgaacatttcctttatcgtgtgtccatcgggttgttttattgcacaacaaaatcatgtaaacatattatgtaaataacccaatttgtgttctgtgaaactaaaaaggatataatatattattttgaaggagagttgacaggaagttgttgttgctatggaaacaacattacggagaaaacgtaatattttctacatataaagacggataaagtaaagaacaaagtctgaagatatcagtacagtatcatagtactgtaacataattgtttttggtactttcgttgcagttgtatttcttaaatgtaatgtagatgttgccttcgtgtgtggttcggggccatcttcgtgcgaaattcacaattccatattcgtgtgtccatcgggtggacacttcgggacagtgtgacagggccttaaccATTAACAACCTCCGAAATGTTTcgtttaaaagcaaagatacatGAGTCACGGTGACAGAGcagtgtgagatacacacatctgaaatgtttaggtctgactctcaatcattgctaactttttagcagaaatgtttttcactttctttctactttctttTTTAACTTATCCTCCTTTAGTTATTTCCAGTGTTTCATGCTAAACGAACCCCCCTTTGGAAAATGATAATCTGACTCCATGGTACTTTTTAGTTTTTGCCAAAACTATCCTTCTCTTTTCTTTGCACATTAGTTAAGTTTACCTTTAGCTGATAACTGTTGTACCCTCCGTCTCTGTCTCAGTTTCTCGTGGTGTACGTCTCGTATCGACCGGAACATGATCACGGTGATGACGGGGCAGGTGGTGGACTCCTTCGATCAGGATTTCCGAGAGCTGTACGCCGTCTCCGAGAAGCTGGATCTCTACAAGGAGTTCCACGTTACCAAACCTGCTATCGATGCCACCCTACGCTCCAAAGTGGTTCCCAAACGCCCGCCTCTATCGGCGACAACCTCCCGATTCCAGGTCACCATAGGGGACTCGCGCAATGCTACAATCAAGGTTCCTGCACACAAGTACTACAACCCCAAATACGCACTGGCGTTCGGGGACATCAATCGTCCAACAGGGTCTCTCCAAGAACCAGGACCCAAGAGAGTGTTAGCTCTGCCGGAGGATCTTGATGAGATGCGAAGACCACGAGTGACCAGCAGCGAGAGGATGGACCGTCTGAGTCCCCTGCCCTCTGAGGATCCTGGAGACGGACTCCAGAAGCAGGACAAGAAGGGGTGGGGCGGGTGGGGCGGGTGGGGCGGGTGGAAGTCGAAGTTCTTCAGCAGGAAATTGTCCAATAGGAATATTTTGGATACCAACTTTGCGGACCCTATCAGCTCCGAACCCTCAGAGAGCAACAGGACAGACGAGAACGAGGACGACGTCGAGGTCATCGTGAAGTCTCCGTCCAATCGGAGGCTGACTAAACTGGGCCTGAGGACAAACTCCAGGCAGTCCGTCAACACCACACAGGACGACGAGAGTAAGTCAGGAACATTGGAAAATATAAAGTTTGAATCCAGAATGTACAAATAACCTtatccagtggttcccaactaCAACCACAGCAGTATAATCCGTCTTTTTACGGGTTTATTAGACTCGTCGGTCTCCAAATCCACCTTGAGACCTAAACATAAAGACATTATTAACAACAAAACATAGGGCAATGTGACATACACAATACACAGCATGTAAGATAACTTGCAAAATACTTAGAGGCTAAGGACTTTTACTTGGAAAAGAGTacttttacactgtactattgtAACGAAATAGAACACCCCAAATAGGGCGTGTTCCACCTCGAGTCACAGGAAGCCTTATCTTAGTTTTAAGTGTAATATGCCCAAAGATATGTCAGATAATATCAGTTATCAGATGTTGTCCTTATTATACAAAATGAACCCGTCTAGTATTTTACAGAAACTGATGAATTCTACATGCTCATACCTCCTATCTCTTTCTAACTatgcttttgtttttgtttgtattcAGGTGTTAAGAGTCACGGTGGAGGGAAAGGTTGTAAAGTGTCCTGAGGAGAACCTGCTGCTGtctgactacaaaatgaaaaacGGATTACAAATGGACTTTTGTAACACTGACGTCACCTTAAACTGTGCAAcacaagtgcttcatccagtgCCTTACAGAGAATGAATGTGCGGTTCTTAGTGCACTGACACATTTGGAGATGCTGCCAAATACATAATATTGACTCCAAAGTCAATATGCTAGAGGTTATCTGTGACCCTGATGGTGCGCAGAGAGGTTAAAGCCGTGTGATTGATTGCTCTGTATGTTGATATATGAATAATAGGTTTGTCTAAGGCATATTGAATGTAAATTGAGCAATACTTGGGTTTTATATAAGGTTAAACATTAATACACCTCCTCAAACTTCCAAAGGTCAACTACAGCTGAGTCCTGTGCGGATTGCCATGAGTAGAACCATCCGAAATAGGAGACTTCTCAGGCTTTGATTTATTTCTCCTTTTGACTAATCTACCAAACCAATGTTTCACATCTACCTACCTGTTGTTATGGTGCATTGTGGGCTTTCATATGTGTCCAGTACTAAAATATATTGTTAGTAATATCTGTGACATAATATTGTACAGTGTTTATTTTAATGTCCATTTGATACACATTGTATTTGTGGGATCTCTTCTACAATGTGCGCAATAAATGGTTTCTGATAATGAACAGCTTTTAATGATTGATGTTAAAGAgttatctcctgctgatgttcaggtgtatatcagtatgtagtgtctctactttaaagagtcctctcctgctgatgttcaggtgtatatcagtatgtagtgtctctactttaaagagtcctctcctgctgatgttcaggtgtatatcagtatgtagtgtctctactttaaagagtcctctcccgctgatgttcaggtgtatatcagtatgtagtgtctctactttaaagagtcctctcctgctgatgttcaggtgtatatcagtatgtagtgtctctactttaaagagtcctctcctgctgatgttcaggtgtatatcagtgtgtagtgtctctactttaaagagtcctctcctgctgatgttcaggtgtatatcagtatgtagtgtctctactttaaagagtcctctcctgctgatgttcaggtgtatatcagtatgtagtgtctctactttaaagagtcctctcctgctgatgttcaggtgtatatcagtatgtagtgtctctactttaaagagtcctctcctgctgatgttcaggtgtatatcagtatgtagtgtctctactttaaagagtcctctcctgctgatgttcaggtgtatatcagtatgtagtgtctctactttaaagagtcctctcctgctgatgttcaggtgtatatcagtatgtagtgtctctactttaaagagtcctctcctgctgatgttcaggtgtatatcagtatgtagtgtctctactttaaagagtcctctcctgctgatgtccaggtgtatatcagtatgtagtgtctctactttaaagagtcctctcctgctgatgttcaggtgtatatcagtatgtagtgtctctactttaaagagtcctctcctgctgatgttcaggtgtatatcagtatgtagtgtctctactttaaagagtcctctcctgctgatgtccaggtgtatatcagtatgtagtgtctctactttaaagagtgctctcctgctgatgtccaggtgtatatcagtatgtagtgtctctactttaaagagtcctctcctgctgatgttcaggtgtatatcagtacgcagtgtctctactttaaagagtcctctcctgctgatgttcaggtgtatatcagtatgtagtgtctctactttaaagagtcctctcctgctgatgttcaggtgtgtatcagtacgtagtgcctctactttaaagagtcctctcctgctgatgttcaggtgtatatcagtatgtagtgtctctactttaaagagtcctctcctgctgatggtcaggtgtatatcagtacgtagtgtctccaCTGAGACGATAGCTCCACCTAGTGGTGAAAGACATCAATATCTACAGTAAGATGCAAAACTGATGAATGCAGTGCAcacagctaacgctagctgccCCCCGCTTCTCTTTTTACCTCCGAGAGGAACCACAGGCCTGATGGGAActcggaggggaggggggggggtagatGTGGTGCAACACTGAAACAGGAAGTCAGAGCTGCACTAGGAAGAGGCGTCAACTCATATATAGACTGACACAAACATGGGAGGCATGCACATGTTATTTCCTGTTAGAATTGCTTCTTATTGTTTACGCAAAAACACAGAGTTTAAACAAGGTCagaaaaatgtattattttattacatttgattatatttgccAAACTGTCCTTTCATTACTCAACGTTTTAATACAATAACTTCACCTCACGACATATGATAGTCAGTCCTCAGTCACTCACTGAGTTATAAcagttttcattgtttgttAGAAAACACATTGGAGACTAATTGTTGTATTTTTATGTTAAATATCTTAACATTTCGGGAGGGGCCTTACAACTATGTAGGCTTCTTTTTTAGGTGGACAATTGAGGTATTTCTGAGCCTATAATCTGTGACTTGTCGAGAAATGCTGAATGAAAATTGCATTTTGGAAATCGATCCATTCCATTTATTATAGGAGACCTTAAAAACAGAAAATAGGAAGAAAGTACTCATGGATTTTGAGTGTTTTCGGGTGTTTAAATGTCTAACTCAACACGGGGTGAAGGTACATTGTAGTTCTGTTTTATGAGCATTGGGTTAGTTCTTGACGGGTAAACCAAATATCTTAAACATATCACATTCTATACAACGTCCAGAACAAGGTGTTAAATATGAATACTGTTTATGACAATTTAATACATTCACGATCCCACAGGAAGCTGATTATATCCTGTGCGATACTATTAGATGCTTTCTAGTCCTCTATTTGTGATACTGCTCGGGACAAAAAGGCGGTTTCACTCTTTCACACACAATATGAGATAGTAAGGTGTGGTCTGATGGTTTTCAGACTCAGGAAACAGCTGGCACGCAAAAACAGGACCCAGTGTTGCATGTCAAAGAGCAATGGAATACTTTTTATTAAATACATCATGATACAAAAACAACAGATGCAATCCAAACACTGAGAACACATAATAAAGCTAAACGATGTATTTCATTACAGTGTTTGCTTtgtaatgaaatgaaatcagGACATAATGTATATTGCACTTATTGCACTGGTAAAGGTAAGTCAAACATTACAGGCTTGGTCTGATTAGAACAAGTATTCTAAGTAAAAAAAGTCCCTGAAATAGTACAACGTCGTCAAAATAATGATCTTAAATGCTTACAAAATGATCTGTATTTACAAAATGAAGCTTAAGCGATGATGAGCGGAAGAGTAACATTAGGTGCAGCGGTAGAAATGATGATCCACTGGACGCGAGTAACGCAGATTACTGTTACTTGTAAACGTCCATTCCTGAGTCCTGAGAACTGTTCTGAATAATCTTCCATGTTGCCAGCATCCAGACACTGCTCCACACGTGCTTTATCTCTCTGCCTGATTCTAAAAAGACCGTAAGAGATGGATATCGAGCAAAGATATATTGACTAACTCTCAACAGATATGAGTCAACGTGTTCACCTTTGACACGCTTCGGCTCAGTCTGTACAAACGGGAAGTGGAAAGAGAAGTCACGCTTTTAGCCTCCAGTGTTCTCACTCAGTTGAGTTGCACCAACTTAAAGGTGATGGGGCCACTGTGTGTGGGGTGGGGATATTAAAGTCCATGCAGGGGGGGACGGACGCTCAGTCCTGAGCAGCCTGGTTTATCACTTTCTTCTTACGGACTGAGACCAAGTCGTAGAACGGATCCTTGGTGATGCTCGCCCTGTTAGAAGTAGAGGAAGAGCGTCATTATTGAGACACCaatgctgctgtgtgtgtgtgtgtgtgtgtgtgtgtgtgtgtgtgtgtgtgtgtgtgtgtgtgtgtgtgtgtgtgtgtgtgtgtgtgtgtgtgtgtgtgtgtgtgtgtgtgtgtgttgcctagcattactatacttgtggggacctaaatctgtttacacagtcacgtgtggggacccgCCTCCCTTATGaagacaaattggaggtccccatgagggggatcattaattttagagtgaagacttggttagggttaggcatgtgttggttagggttaaggttaggatacgtctccaggaaatgcatgtaggtcaatgtaatgtcccctgaagtgatgtatacatggtatgtgtgtgtgtgtgtgtgtgtgtgtgtgtgtgtgtgtgtgtgtgtgtgtgtgtgtgtgtgtgtgtgtgtgtgtgtgtgtatgtgtgtgtgtgtctgacctgATGGCCTCGATCCAGGAGTCCCTCTCCTCTGCGCTGGCCGCACAGATGGTGTACGATTGGTGCTTCCCCACCACCACACGGCCGTCCGTCTCTGTTTTGCACGCCTTGATCTTCTGCCCTCGACTGTTGGGGTTGTACAGCTCCAGACAGTACTAGACGACACCAGAAAACCAAGCAACAATCAATCTATAAGTCTGAATGCTCTTTACCTAACTTGATGGACACCCCTAGTTCAATATCGTGTTGGAGAGAAAACCACCGTTGACAGTATATCTTACGGGTTTGCGAGGATACGGCACTTCTCTCACGCAAAGGTTCTCCAGAGGGATGATGCCTCTGGGCTCCTTATCCTGCAGACAGATACAAACAGTATGGAGTGAGTCAAGTGCATCTATCAGGAGGGCAAGAGGGCGTCACAAAATGAGGGGAAGCAGAAGAGACataacaataataatttaataataataataatctccaccactttatgatttttttaAGTACAAAGCTAACATTAGGCTATAAGGAAcggcagcacggtcacatgacttcacgtcaccaccgctaagctaaaggcggctaatgttgggctataaaggaactacagcacggtcacatgacttcacgtcaccaccgctaagctaaaggcggctaatgttgggctataaaggaactacagcacggtcacatgacttcacgtcaccaccgctaagctaaaggaggctaatgttgggctataaaggaactacggcacggtcacatgacttcacgtcaccaccgctaagctaaaggtggctaatgttggtctataaaggaactacagcacggtcacatgacttcacgtcaccaccgctaagctaaaggcggctaatgttgggctataaaggaactacagcacggtcacatgacttcacgtcaccaccgctaagctaaaggtggctaatgttggtctataaaggaactacagcacggtcacatgacttcacgtcaccaccgctaagctaaaggtggctaatgttggtctataaaggaactacagcacggtcacatgacttcacgtcaccaccgctaagctaaaggcggctaatgttgggctataaaggaactacagcacggtcacatgacttcacgtcaccaccgctaagctaaaggtggctaatgttggtctataaaggaactacagcacggtcacatgacttcacgtcaccaccgctaagctaaaggtggctaatgttggtctataaaggaactacagcacggtcacatgacttcaagtcaccaccgctaagctaacggaGGATAATGTTGGGAGTGATGACATTTAGTAGTCTCATTTAGAGACTTGTAAGCAACGTTAACATCTTTTGTGAAtggtaaaataaatgaaaagcgCTGAAAGATGTTCAGATACTGTGTGAAGGTGCCTTAAAAGGAgcaggcgcattcacaccgcagtactttttccacaaaggttcatgagaacttagttcatgcaaactctttagttctcatgaactaagtacaggtcgcgttcacaccggaataagttccctgggggaggattaggcaaatgaagccgctgacgtcacttcttcttcttctgctttgggcttactggcaggccgcaaaccacttcacggcgtatactgccacccaaagtccccggccggaagtccccggagttgggcactggcttcagtagaagctgctgggagtcccagcagcttctactgaagccttccgagtaaatcgccagaacgccgacacctcctcatctcaccgctcccatgttttcttttgtgttgccataagttagtctctctgcgtttctgcgctgggctaatgctaatgctaataatgctaatgcgaggataataaaatggcgacACTTTCTGGGAGTTTTATGGggtgtggtttgcaatccgcccagccaatcagacataggaacctttttctcccacgaaagtccctgctctctagcagggagggaaaagggggtgaaaaggttctcatgaactaattttagtgccggctctttttggtgtgaacgcgacatttcggaactatatcggaactaaagtgggaaaagtactgcggtgtgaacgcgcctattgtgAGAGCCTTACAGTGGTGAACTCAAAGTAGTAGAAACAGTTGTCGGTCAGGATGAACCATCGCCTCTTCCACGTCTTTACCCGACCTCCTGAAATATAGAGAAAGCAAAACATGAAGATCTTTATGTGCACTAAATGCTCTGTTGTCAGTTTGGTTCCTGGACATTACAAATAACTTTTGAGGTGATGTGTTTGAAGAGAAGCTTCTGCATCACCTAACTCTGAAAGTATGTGGTTTGCATGCAGAGACGTAAAGGTATACTCCGTTGTTGGGTAACTTTCTGATCGCTTCCTCTGTACTTTCCTGTTCCTAGCCTCATTAAGTTAAATACAAGGCAGAGCACATTCAAACCGCTTCTCAATTGGGTTAGACGCTTTAGTTTGGCATCACTAATGAATAACAACAATTCATTTAAACTGATTATTTTGGAGAGGTGCTTTACCGAGTTTAAGGAGCCAGCCTTCTCTGTCCGGGTTGAAGAAGGTGTGAGTCAGATCATTCCCATCATCCTCTGGGATTTTGAAAGGCTCGTTGCGAATGCTCTCGTACAGTTTCTGAGTCGAAAGAAAGGAGTTGAATGGGTTAAAGTGTGTGCTATCATTCAATGTCTTGTTCCATTTCTACCACACATTGTTAGCTTGACATCAATCAGAAGAACCAATCATGTAATGCACAAATGGGGAAACAAATAGTTAGATAGATGAAATGTCTGCGTGAGGCTGTGGTGATGAGAGGCCCTGAGAAATCTctcatacctcattcacaccaacggtgtttcagggccggttcggagctggagcttgaaaagcaccgggttttcctgttcacaccgcagcggagcagcctcatagctccggaatccggttcgtttcaagcaccaaaaaattgtccatccagagcaaaagcaccacatacgcCACGCTTACGTCggggcgggggcaggggcggatcaactcctgaacaacaacaacaagcccgCGTTGTATCCagcttgtacacaacgatggagaaacttaacaagcagcagtggtccactggagagaccagctacctgctaggaatctggtcttccgaagaggtacagaggaagctggagcacaatcggccattgttgttgttgtcggtgtgagctgtgaggggtttccgtgcggtttggctttatgaagcaggcacgcaaacggttacgccaTGACGCAaagacgcagcaccagtcggactttgggcggtgtgaaaacagccggagctaaaccgaagaaccggttctgaacctgaaaggctctagcacggagcttgaaccggagttgcgttggtgtgaatgaggtatttgtGATTGttggaatttgacttggtgtcgtggtgcagaagttaaacaaaaacaaaaaaacagattttaagaaaactaaaatgatattacaaaaaaataagaaaaaatatagtaaaatagaaaataaattaaagcagaatttacattgaaatagaaaatatgtgcagtaagcaaACCAGATATCGTccacattgtgtgcattaatgtaatagAGTCTCTTAAGTTAGCACTTCGGCAGTGGTTCAGTCGGGACTTGGACTTCGGACTGATAGGAGGAGCATGCATATATAACTGTGTGTCCGgtaacaaatgacatgtgtgCACAAATATAACTgtgtatatttgtatgtataacaataacatgtatgtgtgtgtatacaaaAACAGAGTGGAAAACTGATCTGAatcaataaaggtccatcttcttcttcttcagtctCAGGCCTGATAACAACCTGAAAGGAGTTTCTGTTCCAGACGATGTGGTCATTGTGACACGGTGGAACTGTTTATTTTAAAGCAGAGAAAGTACCACATGATTGCTAATAGTTGTACATCGACTACTTTTGTAATTGCTTTCGATTTCGTATAAGCCTTTCTGATAGATTCCACAAGAGGAAGAGATCCCTTAATGGCCAGATTCAACATGAGAAATATTGAAGCAAGAGAAAGCCAGGTTCACGAGGGGATTGAAAGAAACCATGATATTTATTCAATATTGATTTCATGTAAGAGACGAAACGCACATTAAACAACTTTAAAAATGAATTTGGCTCATCATGTTGTTCTTCTAATTTTTATGGATTTTGTGACATTGTTATGTTGAGTTATTATGGCCACAATAATTGGTTATAAAAATCTTATTTTGTGACAGCCTTaatgtggaaatgtgttttgtttgtgACCACTTTTCACTGGATTTCGAGGCATAGCATTCTTGATTTATTCAGACCATGTTAATCGGTAATAATATTATAATCGGTAATCTTATATCAGATCGGTAATAAGTTGACCTCatatcagaggtgggaagtaaagaagtacatttactctaCTTAAGTACACTTTTGTGATACTTGTACTTTGCTGGGGTATTTCCATTTGATgctacttctactgcactacagttcagaggtaaatggtgtacttttcctccactacatgtatctaatccctttagttacttcacagatgtggatgaatgatgtgaaatctaatcaagtgttaatcagactttagttccacctggagtgaatccaccagctaccctgcagtctacaaagtacttcagactagctgcaccttcaccagctaccctgcagtctacaaagtacttcagactagctgcaccttcaccagctaccctgcagtctacaaagtacttcagactagctgcacctccaccagctaccctgcagtctacaaagtacttcagactagctgcaccttcaccagctaccctgcagtctacaaagtacttcagactagctgcaccttcaccagctttgagaacactttcatgatcaatcattataaaacatatcatatatattattctgaaatggaccaatctgcacaacgactacttttactgtcgctactttcactatattttgatgagaatactttctactttcacttgaggaacattttgaatgcaggacttttactgaaacagagtattcctacact
Above is a window of Pseudochaenichthys georgianus chromosome 1, fPseGeo1.2, whole genome shotgun sequence DNA encoding:
- the LOC117454128 gene encoding protein FAM83F-like; its protein translation is MRKKFPDIISIIQVSSFPFCNFLPRVAVFPFAPEGSIEFPGSTTSPSRTGKNKVPPAVPHLSGRRTAQVSEASTLTHLSSREEDRPSAMAESQLTCMEDGHIGANVPENKPEFYYSEAQRSAIEELLRNGDGAFKMRLKEDKITDFLSAREVKLLLNTFKMYDLNPEESSSTPDPTDHDSGLHSTYWPEMSDTDVPPLDIGWPNGGFFKGVTRVAVHTHPPKENGPHIKMVVRKMIQEASKVIAIMMDMLTDVQILQDLMDAASRRSVPVYILLEKQATPHFLDICHRLQIGAQHLRNIRTRTLQGVGLGLSFGKVPGALCNKYMLIDGDKVAFGSYSFSWCTSRIDRNMITVMTGQVVDSFDQDFRELYAVSEKLDLYKEFHVTKPAIDATLRSKVVPKRPPLSATTSRFQVTIGDSRNATIKVPAHKYYNPKYALAFGDINRPTGSLQEPGPKRVLALPEDLDEMRRPRVTSSERMDRLSPLPSEDPGDGLQKQDKKGWGGWGGWGGWKSKFFSRKLSNRNILDTNFADPISSEPSESNRTDENEDDVEVIVKSPSNRRLTKLGLRTNSRQSVNTTQDDESVKSHGGGKGCKVS